Proteins from one Enterobacter bugandensis genomic window:
- the clpS gene encoding ATP-dependent Clp protease adapter ClpS, whose protein sequence is MGKTNDWLDFDQLAEDKVRDALKPPSMYKVMLMNDDYTPMEFVIDVLQKFFSYDVERATQLMLTVHYRGKAICGIFTAEVAETKVAMVNDYARENEHPLLCTLEKA, encoded by the coding sequence ATGGGTAAGACCAACGACTGGCTGGATTTTGACCAGCTGGCGGAAGATAAAGTGCGCGACGCGCTAAAACCGCCATCTATGTATAAAGTTATGTTAATGAACGATGATTACACGCCGATGGAATTTGTTATTGACGTGCTACAAAAGTTCTTTTCTTATGATGTAGAACGTGCAACGCAACTGATGCTTACCGTTCATTATCGTGGCAAAGCTATCTGCGGCATTTTTACCGCCGAAGTGGCGGAAACCAAAGTGGCGATGGTGAACGACTATGCGAGGGAGAACGAGCATCCGTTGCTGTGTACGCTGGAAAAGGCCTGA